The following are from one region of the Patagioenas fasciata isolate bPatFas1 chromosome 14, bPatFas1.hap1, whole genome shotgun sequence genome:
- the LRRTM2 gene encoding leucine-rich repeat transmembrane neuronal protein 2 isoform X3 codes for MQPPMCSKEWLFYGLRKLQTLLLRSNSLRTIPVRLFWDCRSLEFLDLSTNRLRSLARNGFAGLIKLRELHLEHNQLTKINFAHFLRLSSLHTLFLQWNKISNLTCGMEWTWSTLEKLDLTGNEIKAIDLTVFETMPNLKTLLMDNNKLTTLDSKILTSLRSLSTVGLSGNLWECSPKICALATWLGGFQGRWEHSILCHSPHHAQGEDILDAVYGFQLCWNLSTVVTPVATTDAAPTTESTKRISSSHFHMGDKEIPTTAGMVVTTEEPFPEPNNAIFTQRVITGTMALLFSFFFIIFIVFISRKCCPPTLRRIRQCSMIQNHRQLRSQTRLHMANLADQGPYNEYEPTHEGPFIIINGYGQCKCQQLPYKECEV; via the exons ATGCAACCTCCAATGTGCTCAAAAGAATGG CTCTTCTACGGTCTTCGCAAGCTCCAGACATTGCTCTTGCGTTCCAACTCCCTGCGGACCATCCCGGTCCGCCTGTTCTGGGACTGTCGTAGCCTGGAGTTCCTGGATTTGAGCACAAACCGCTTGCGAAGTTTGGCTCGCAACGGATTTGCGGGATTAATCAAGCTGAGGGAGCTTCACCTAGAGCACAACCAGCTGACAAAGATTAATTTTGCTCACTTCCTCCGGCTGAGCAGCCTGCACACGCTCTTCTTGCAGTGGAACAAAATTAGCAACTTGACGTGTGGGATGGAGTGGACCTGGAGCACCTTGGAAAAGCTCGATTTGACTGGGAACGAAATCAAAGCCATCGACCTAACCGTCTTTGAAACTATGCCTAACCTGAAAACCCTCCTAATGGATAACAATAAGCTCACCACGCTGGATTCCAAGATTCTGACCTCGCTGAGGTCCCTCAGCACCGTGGGCCTCTCGGGCAATCTGTGGGAGTGCAGCCCCAAGATCTGCGCCCTGGCCACATGGCTGGGGGGCTTCCAGGGGCGCTGGGAACACTCCATCCTGTGCCACAGCCCCCACCACGCCCAGGGAGAGGATATTCTGGACGCCGTGTACGGCTTTCAGCTTTGCTGGAATTTATCGACTGTTGTCACCCCCGTGGCTACGACGGACGCGGCTCCCACTACCGAGTCCACAAAAAGAATAAGCTCTTCTCATTTCCATATGGGAGACAAAGAGATTCCAACCACGGCAGGCATGGTCGTCACCACCGAAGAGCCGTTCCCGGAGCCAAACAATGCCATCTTCACTCAGAGGGTAATTACAGGAACAATGgctttattgttttctttcttttttatcatttttatagTGTTCATCTCCAGGAAGTGCTGCCCTCCCACATTAAGAAGAATCAGGCAGTGCTCAATGATTCAAAACCACAGGCAGCTCCGATCCCAAACGCGGCTGCATATGGCAAACCTGGCCGACCAGGGACCCTATAACGAGTACGAACCCACCCACGAAGGACCCTTCATCATCATTAACGGCTACGGACAGTGCAAGTGCCAGCAGCTGCCGTACAAAGAATGTGAAGTATAA
- the LRRTM2 gene encoding leucine-rich repeat transmembrane neuronal protein 2 isoform X2, with protein sequence MQPPMCSKEWLSSLHPELFYGLRKLQTLLLRSNSLRTIPVRLFWDCRSLEFLDLSTNRLRSLARNGFAGLIKLRELHLEHNQLTKINFAHFLRLSSLHTLFLQWNKISNLTCGMEWTWSTLEKLDLTGNEIKAIDLTVFETMPNLKTLLMDNNKLTTLDSKILTSLRSLSTVGLSGNLWECSPKICALATWLGGFQGRWEHSILCHSPHHAQGEDILDAVYGFQLCWNLSTVVTPVATTDAAPTTESTKRISSSHFHMGDKEIPTTAGMVVTTEEPFPEPNNAIFTQRVITGTMALLFSFFFIIFIVFISRKCCPPTLRRIRQCSMIQNHRQLRSQTRLHMANLADQGPYNEYEPTHEGPFIIINGYGQCKCQQLPYKECEV encoded by the exons ATGCAACCTCCAATGTGCTCAAAAGAATGG TTATCCTCTCTGCACCCCGAGCTCTTCTACGGTCTTCGCAAGCTCCAGACATTGCTCTTGCGTTCCAACTCCCTGCGGACCATCCCGGTCCGCCTGTTCTGGGACTGTCGTAGCCTGGAGTTCCTGGATTTGAGCACAAACCGCTTGCGAAGTTTGGCTCGCAACGGATTTGCGGGATTAATCAAGCTGAGGGAGCTTCACCTAGAGCACAACCAGCTGACAAAGATTAATTTTGCTCACTTCCTCCGGCTGAGCAGCCTGCACACGCTCTTCTTGCAGTGGAACAAAATTAGCAACTTGACGTGTGGGATGGAGTGGACCTGGAGCACCTTGGAAAAGCTCGATTTGACTGGGAACGAAATCAAAGCCATCGACCTAACCGTCTTTGAAACTATGCCTAACCTGAAAACCCTCCTAATGGATAACAATAAGCTCACCACGCTGGATTCCAAGATTCTGACCTCGCTGAGGTCCCTCAGCACCGTGGGCCTCTCGGGCAATCTGTGGGAGTGCAGCCCCAAGATCTGCGCCCTGGCCACATGGCTGGGGGGCTTCCAGGGGCGCTGGGAACACTCCATCCTGTGCCACAGCCCCCACCACGCCCAGGGAGAGGATATTCTGGACGCCGTGTACGGCTTTCAGCTTTGCTGGAATTTATCGACTGTTGTCACCCCCGTGGCTACGACGGACGCGGCTCCCACTACCGAGTCCACAAAAAGAATAAGCTCTTCTCATTTCCATATGGGAGACAAAGAGATTCCAACCACGGCAGGCATGGTCGTCACCACCGAAGAGCCGTTCCCGGAGCCAAACAATGCCATCTTCACTCAGAGGGTAATTACAGGAACAATGgctttattgttttctttcttttttatcatttttatagTGTTCATCTCCAGGAAGTGCTGCCCTCCCACATTAAGAAGAATCAGGCAGTGCTCAATGATTCAAAACCACAGGCAGCTCCGATCCCAAACGCGGCTGCATATGGCAAACCTGGCCGACCAGGGACCCTATAACGAGTACGAACCCACCCACGAAGGACCCTTCATCATCATTAACGGCTACGGACAGTGCAAGTGCCAGCAGCTGCCGTACAAAGAATGTGAAGTATAA
- the LRRTM2 gene encoding leucine-rich repeat transmembrane neuronal protein 2 isoform X1, with protein sequence MGLHFKWPLGARMLAALYAMSMVLKMLPALGMACPPKCRCEKLLFYCDSQGFHSVPNTTEKGSLGLSLRHNYISELERDQFASFSQLTWLHLDHNQIATVREDSFQGLYKLKELVLSSNKIFHLPNTTFSQLLNLQNLDLSFNQLSSLHPELFYGLRKLQTLLLRSNSLRTIPVRLFWDCRSLEFLDLSTNRLRSLARNGFAGLIKLRELHLEHNQLTKINFAHFLRLSSLHTLFLQWNKISNLTCGMEWTWSTLEKLDLTGNEIKAIDLTVFETMPNLKTLLMDNNKLTTLDSKILTSLRSLSTVGLSGNLWECSPKICALATWLGGFQGRWEHSILCHSPHHAQGEDILDAVYGFQLCWNLSTVVTPVATTDAAPTTESTKRISSSHFHMGDKEIPTTAGMVVTTEEPFPEPNNAIFTQRVITGTMALLFSFFFIIFIVFISRKCCPPTLRRIRQCSMIQNHRQLRSQTRLHMANLADQGPYNEYEPTHEGPFIIINGYGQCKCQQLPYKECEV encoded by the exons ATGG GCTTACATTTCAAGTGGCCATTAGGGGCTCGTATGCTGGCAGCACTATATGCAATGAGTATGGTTTTAAAAATGCTGCCTGCCTTGGGCATGGCTTGTCCACCAAAATGTCGCTGTGAGAAGCTGCTCTTTTACTGTGACTCTCAGGGGTTTCACTCAGTGCCAAACACCACTGAAAAGGGCTCGCTAGGTTTGTCACTGAGGCACAATTATATTTCTGAACTTGAGAGGGATCAATTTGCAAGCTTCAGTCAACTTACTTGGCTTCACTTAGATCATAATCAAATTGCTACAGTCAGAGAAGATTCTTTTCAAGGACTGTATAAACTTAAGGAATTAGTCTTAAGTTCCAACAAAATCTTTCATTTGCCAAACACAACTTTTAGCCAGCTGCTTAACCTGCAGAATTTGGACCTCTCTTTTAATCAGTTATCCTCTCTGCACCCCGAGCTCTTCTACGGTCTTCGCAAGCTCCAGACATTGCTCTTGCGTTCCAACTCCCTGCGGACCATCCCGGTCCGCCTGTTCTGGGACTGTCGTAGCCTGGAGTTCCTGGATTTGAGCACAAACCGCTTGCGAAGTTTGGCTCGCAACGGATTTGCGGGATTAATCAAGCTGAGGGAGCTTCACCTAGAGCACAACCAGCTGACAAAGATTAATTTTGCTCACTTCCTCCGGCTGAGCAGCCTGCACACGCTCTTCTTGCAGTGGAACAAAATTAGCAACTTGACGTGTGGGATGGAGTGGACCTGGAGCACCTTGGAAAAGCTCGATTTGACTGGGAACGAAATCAAAGCCATCGACCTAACCGTCTTTGAAACTATGCCTAACCTGAAAACCCTCCTAATGGATAACAATAAGCTCACCACGCTGGATTCCAAGATTCTGACCTCGCTGAGGTCCCTCAGCACCGTGGGCCTCTCGGGCAATCTGTGGGAGTGCAGCCCCAAGATCTGCGCCCTGGCCACATGGCTGGGGGGCTTCCAGGGGCGCTGGGAACACTCCATCCTGTGCCACAGCCCCCACCACGCCCAGGGAGAGGATATTCTGGACGCCGTGTACGGCTTTCAGCTTTGCTGGAATTTATCGACTGTTGTCACCCCCGTGGCTACGACGGACGCGGCTCCCACTACCGAGTCCACAAAAAGAATAAGCTCTTCTCATTTCCATATGGGAGACAAAGAGATTCCAACCACGGCAGGCATGGTCGTCACCACCGAAGAGCCGTTCCCGGAGCCAAACAATGCCATCTTCACTCAGAGGGTAATTACAGGAACAATGgctttattgttttctttcttttttatcatttttatagTGTTCATCTCCAGGAAGTGCTGCCCTCCCACATTAAGAAGAATCAGGCAGTGCTCAATGATTCAAAACCACAGGCAGCTCCGATCCCAAACGCGGCTGCATATGGCAAACCTGGCCGACCAGGGACCCTATAACGAGTACGAACCCACCCACGAAGGACCCTTCATCATCATTAACGGCTACGGACAGTGCAAGTGCCAGCAGCTGCCGTACAAAGAATGTGAAGTATAA